Genomic segment of Nonomuraea helvata:
GCGTTTGGCACCCTTGACCACGTGTATGTCGTGGTCGCCGGAGAGACGGTGCTTCCGGTCGGCGGCTCGGCACGCCGTACCGCCGACCTGGCGGGGGCCGTGCGCGAGCTGGAGGCGGCCGAGCACCCGCGGTGGGTGTGGGCCGATGGCCGGGAGGTCTATCCCGGGCTGCTGAGCGCGGGCGTGCGGGTCTCCCGCTGCCATGATCTCGCGCTCACCGAAGGGCTGCTGCTCGCGTACGAGGGCCGCTACGGCGAGCCCCGCTCGGCCGCGGCAGCCCACGCCAGGCTGTACGGGCTGCCGGTGCCCGAGGACCAGCCGAGCGCGCCCGACACGCTGTTCGCGCCCGAGCCGCTCTCGGCCGAGGCGGTGGCCGAGGTGCTGGCCGACCAGCTGCGGCGGATCGAGGCCCTGCCGGAGCCCGGCAGGTTCAGGCTGCTGGTGGCGGCCGAGTCGGCCGGGGCGCTCATCGCGGCCGAGATGTCGTACGACGGCATGCCCTGGCGGCGCGACGTGCACGACGCGCTGCTGACCGACCTCCTGGGCCCGCGGCCCGTGCACGGCATGCGGCCGGCCAAGCTGCAGGCACTGGCCGACGAGGTGGCCGCGGCCTTCGGCCATCCGGTCAATCCGGACTCAGTGCAGCAGCTCGTCAAGGCGTTCAAGGGGGCCGGGGTGGCGCTGAAGACCACCCGGTCGTGGGAGCTCAAGCAGATCGACCACCCCGCCGTGGCGCCGCTGCTGGCGTACAAGGAGCTGGCCCGCCTGTTCAGCTTCCACGGGTGGGTGTGGGCCGACCAGTGGGTGCGGGGCGGCCGGTTCCGCCCCGAGTACGTGGTGGGCGGCGTCGTGTCCGGGCGGTGGGCGACCAGCGGCGGCGGGGCGCTGCAGATCCCCAAGGTGATGCGGCGGGTGGTGGTGGCCGACGACGGGTGGGTGCTGATCGTCGCCGACGCCGCCCAGCTCGAGCCGCGGGTGCTGGCCGCGATGGCCGGCGACGTGGGGCTGGCCAGGGCCGCGGGGGAGATCGACCTGTATGCGGCGCTGGCGCAGTCGTTCGGGGGCGAGCGGGCCAACGCCAAGATCGCCATGCTGTCCGCCATGTACGGCGGCACCAGCGGCGACGCGCCCAAGCTGCTGGCGGTGATGCGGCAGCGCTTCCCCAAGGCGTACCAGTTCGTGGAGGACGCGGCCAAGGCGGGGGAGGAGGGGCGGCTCGTGCGCTCGTGGCTCGGGCGCACCAGCCCGCCGCCCTCGTCCCGATGGAGGGAGCTGGTGTCGGGGCCCGAGGGCAGCCGGGCGGCCCGCGACCGAGGGCGGTTCACGCGCAACTTCGTGGTGCAGGGCACCGCGGCCGAGTGGGCCCTGGCGCTGATGGCGGTGCTGCGCGGGCTGCTGCCCGAGCCGGCCCGGATGGTGTTCTTCCAGCACGACGAGGTGATGGTGCACTGCCCGATCTCGCAGGCCGAGGAGGTGATCGCCGCCGTCGCCTCGGCCGCCTCGGAGGCCACCCGGCTGCTGTTCGGGGCGACACCGGTGCGCTTCCCGATGGAGGCCGTGGCGGTCTCGTCGTACGCCGACGCCAAGTGACGAGGGCTGCGGGCGGGGCGTGCGACCCTTCGCCACGGCCCGCGTCGCCCCACAGGGTGAGGCTCTTCTCGGGCTCTTGAACGGTGTCAGGACAAGATCTCGTGCAGCCAGGCGCGTTCGGCGCGGCTGGTGGCGCGCGCGATGACGAGCATGCCGCGACGGTACGGGTCGTCCACCTCCCGGGAGCGCAGAGGACGGTCACCGTCGTAGAAGAAGCCGGCGGGCTGTTCCAGGAACCGCAGTCGGCGGCGCAGCACGGCGTGCTGGTCGGCGACGTCGGGAAGCAGGGAGAGGAAGGCCAGGACGGTGAAGTATCGGGTGCCGTCGGTGATGTCGTTCTCGGCCGGTTCCTTCAGCCGGCGCAGCAGGTCATCCCGGCCGTGGTCGGTCAGGTTGAGCACGTGGCGCTGGGCGGCGGAGGCGCCCGGCTCGGTGCGGCGTTCCAGGAGGCCGGCTTTGACCAGGCGGTTGATCGCCGGATAGAGGCTGCCGTCGCTGACCGGGCGGGTGTGTCCGGACAACGCCGCGACCCGCCGCCGCAGTTCGTATCCGTGCAGCGGCCCGTCGGCCAGGAACCCCAGGATCGCCAGCTCGAGCATGCTGCTATCGTGGCACATCGAAACGAGGTATGTCGAATCGATATAGGGAGTGGGATGTCCTACACCGAGGAATGGGTGACCGCGCGCGCCCAGGCTGCCTACGAACAAGGGCAGGCGTCGTTCACGATCCGCCCCGAACGCTCGGCACTGCTGGTCATCGACATGCAGGATGAGTTCGTCGAGCCCGGCTGGAGCCCGTATTGGGTGCCCGCCGCCACCCGCATGGCACCCCGGCTGCGCCGCCTCATCGACCACTGCCGCGACGTCGGCGTCCCGGTGATCTGGACGATCTTCGACGACACCCACCTCGGCCTGGACCGCCCGCACGCCCTGCGCTACCTGCCGAACGGCGACACCGACTGGCGCCGGCCCGGCCCCGCCACGGTCTGGAATCAGATGGGCTACCGCGACGAGGAGGTCCTGATCCGCAAACCCTCCTACGGCGCCTTCTACGACACCGCGCTCGACACCATTCTGCGCAACCTCGGCCGCGACACCGTGATCGTGTCCGGCACGCTGACCAACTACTGCTGCGGCACCACGGCGCGGCAGGCCTACGAGCGCGGGTACCGGGTCGTGTTCGGCGCCGACGTCACCGCCACCGACGACGAGTCCCGGCAGGAACCCGAACTCGCGGTCCTGCGCAAGGGCTTTGCGCTGGTGCTGGACGCCGAGGAGATCACGGACCGCCTGACCGGAGCGGATCCCGCCACCAGTGGCCGGCAGCGGCGGTGAACCCGCATCCATCCGCTGCGGCCGGCGGACAGTGAGGGCCCAGGGTGTTTGGCGGTTCAGGCGTCGGTGGTGCGCCAGATGACGGTGAGCCAGACGCCGGCGAGGGTGACCATGACCCCCACGACCAGGCCGAGCACGCCGTACCCGAGCACCCCCACGATGGCGCCCGCGACGATCGTGCCCGTGGCGCCGCAGACGTTCATCAGCAGGTCGGAAAGCCCCTGGACGGCCGGGCGGCCGTCGAGCGGGACGGACTCGGTGACCAGGGCGGAGCCCGCCACCAGGCCGCACGACCAGCCGAGCCCCAGCAGCACCAGCGCGGTCGTCACCTGCCACACCCGGTGGCCGGCCGTGCCGGCGAGGGTGGCGGCGGCCAGCAGGAGGGCCATGCCGAGCACCAGGACGGGCACCTTGCCGGCCTTGTCGGCCAGCCAGCCCACCACCGGCGACAGCACGTACATGCCCGCGATGTGCAGGCTGATCACGAGGCCGATGACGTCCAGGTTCGAGCCGTCGTGATGGAGCTTGACCGGGGTCATGGACATGACCGACACCATCGCCGTGTGGCTGACCGCGATCATGACGAGGGCGCGGCGGGCGTTCGGGGTCGTGCGGAGGGTCTGCCAGGCGGTGCGGATCGTGCCCTTGGGGGCGCGGCCGGTGCGCTGGGCGCCGGTGAGTGAGCGGGCCAGCTTGAGCGGATCGGGGCGCAGGAAGACGAAGATGACGGTCAGGGCCAGCGCGAACGCCAGCGCCGCGAACGCGAAAGGCCCCGCCTGCTGCACCAGGCCCAGTCGCATGCCGATCTGGTCGGCGGGCTTGGCGAGGTTCGGGCCGGCGACGGAGCCGATCGTGGAGGCCCAGACGACCAGGGACAGGTGCCTGGCCGAGCGGCCCTGCGGCGACAGGTCCGTGGCCGAGTAGCGCGCCGCCAGGCTGCCCGCGCTCCCGCCGCCCACCAGCACGAGCCCCGCGAGGAGCAGCGGCCACGCATGCAGGCTGATCGCCAGGACCGAGATCGCGCAGCCCGCGAGCGCCGACAGGTACGCCACCGACAGTCCCGCGCGGCGGCCACCCCGGCCCGCCGCCTTGGCGGTCGGCAGGGCCAGCAGCGCCGCGCCGAGCACGGTGGCCGTGCCCGCGAAGCCGCTGATCACCGTGGACCCCGACAGCTCGTCCACGACCACCGAGCTGAGCGCGAGCCCGACGGCGACCCCCACCCCACCCACGATCTGCGTCGCCGACAGGACAGCCAGGGTACGGCGCTGGACGCTCTGAATTCGGTCAGCGGACGAGACCGCTGGTGTTGTGGGGGCACTGGTCACGTGTGAAGTCTCGCATAACCCCCCACATCACCCAAAAGGCCGAAATGTCAGAGAATGGTGACCGAATCCCCCTGAGCAATGCGCCCCGGCGTGTCCGGGATCAGGTTGATGCCGAACCACACCTTCCCGTCCCACTTGCGATGCCGGGAGAGCGTTCGGATGGGCTCCTTCCCCTTCGTGTACGTGGCCGTGTCGATCGTCGTCAGCACGCACCGGTCGCACCCCTTGCTGACCCGGAAGTTGACCGCGCCGATGCGTACCCGCTCCCACTTGTCCTCGGCGAACGGCGTGTCCACCCCGTCGACCACCACGTTCGGCCGGAACCGGTGCATGGGCAGCGGCTCGGGCGCCTCCTCGCCGCGCTCCAGCGCGGTCTCCACGATCCAGTCGTTGAGCCGCGCGAGCGAGGCGCTGGACGTGAGCAGCAGCGGGTAGCCGTCGGCCAGGCTCACGCGGTCGCCGGGCCGTCCGTACTCGGGGTTGACCGGACGGCGGGTCGGGTCGTCGAGCCACTTGAGCCTGAGTGGCCGCCCCACCAGCCCGGACAGCCAGCGTGCCGCGTCGTCGCCGCAGTCGGTGACCTCCACGGGCGTGCGCGCCACCGTGACCGTGGACATCGACTCGGCCGGCGTGACCCGCAGCGGGTCCGCGTGCGGGCCGGTCAGCGTGAGCCCGTCGCCGTCGAGCCGGGCGACGACGGCCAGCAGGCGGGGCTCCTCACGGGCGGTGAGGACGTCGCCGCGCTCGTCGGTGACGAGGTAGCGGCGGTCGCCGGCCAGCCCCCACGGCTGGACCTCGGCCTCGCGGACCTCGTGCCCTGCGGTGGACTTGACGGGGTAAAAGTGGATGCTCGCCAGCTTCATACGCGAGAAAGTACCTCACTGGTCTCCGCGGCCGTGGAGCGGTGCAGTGCTGCCGAGAGGGCCACGGTCGCGAGCGAGAGCACGCCGATGGCGGCGCCGATCCAGGCGACGGACGGGTAGCCGAGCCCCGCCTCGATGGCCAGCCCGCCGAGCCAGGGGCCGACGGTGATGCCGACGTTGAAGGAGGAGACGTTCACCGCGGCGGCCAGCGTCGGGGCGTCCTTGGCCAGCGAGAAGACGCGGGTGTTCAGCGCGGGGTTGGTGCCGAAGCCGAACGCGCCGAGCAGGAAGATCAGCGCGATGGCCGGCACGGTGGCCGACGCGCCCAGGGCCAGCGCCACCGAGGTGACGACGAGGCCGGTCACGCCGACGTACAGGGTGGGGAACGGGCGGGCGTCGGCGATCCTGCCGCCGATGGTGATCCCGATCAGCGAGCCGACGCCGTAGAGCGCCAGGACCGCGGGCACCCAGGCCGGTGCCAGGCCCGTGGTGCCGACCAGCAGCACGCTGAGGTAGCTGAAGGAGGCCAGCAGGGCTCCCGTGGTCAGCGCGGTGGTCCCGTACGAGAGCCAGAGCCGGGGGCTCCCCATGGAGCGCAGCTCGTCGGAGACGCGCGGCGCGGCACCGGAGGGGCGGCCGCCTGGGATGGTGGCGAGCACGCCCAGACCGGCCAGGGCCGACAGCGCCGCGACGGCCCAGAAGGACGCGCGCCAGCCGAGGTGCTGGCCGATGACCGTGCCCAGGGACAGGCCGATGATGGTGGCGACCGTCAGCCCGCCGGCGAGCACGCTCATCGCCTTGCCGCGGGCGTTGGCGGGCACCAGGCCGACCGCGGTGCTCGCGGCCACGGCCCAGAACCCGGCGTACACGAAGGCGCCCACGACGCGGGTGGCGAAGACCACGCCGTAGCTGGACGTCAGGGCGCCCACGATGTGGGACAGCACGAAGACCACCATGAACGTCAGCAGCGCCGTCCGTCGGGGCCAGCGCAGCGTGGCGACGGCCAGCACCGGAGCCCCCACCAGCATCCCCAGGGCGAACGCCGAGATCAGCAGCCCGGCGCCGGGCACGGACACGTGCAGGTCCGCGGCCATCTCGGGCAGCAGCCCGGCCAGCATGAGCTCAGAGGTGCCCTGAGCGAAGATCGCCAGGCCCAGGATGTAGACGGCCAACGGCATGGTCTCACTCCTTTTTAGATTGATCAGTTCAAAACGAGGGCGCGAAAAAGTCAGAAGACGCTCAGCGCGGTTTTCGCGATCGACTCGAGCCCGTCCCGGTCCGTCCCGCCCCGGGCGGCCACGCGCAGGCCGCTGACGGTGGCGATGACGAACTGCGCCAGAGCGAGCGGGTCCTTGCCCGGGTCGATCTCGCCCCGGGCGCGGCCGGCCTCGAGCGCGGCCCGCAGCATCTCCCGCCGCCTGTCGCTGTCGCGCCGCAGCAGCTCGGCGATCTCCGGGTTGCGCGGGGCGAGCTCTGTCATCGAGTTGACCACCAGGCAGCCGGACGGCTCGCCGGGGTCTGGGTCGACGGCCCACCACAGGATGGTCCGGATCTTCTCCTTGACCGGCAGGCCGGACTCCAGCAGGTCGGCGAGCGCGGCGTTGTGCTCGTCCATGTAGTGGCGCAGCGCCTTCTCGAACAGGTCGTGCTTGCTCGCGAAGGTGTTGTAGATGCTGCTGCGGCCGAGGCCGGTGGCCGTGCACAGGTCCTGGGTCGAGGTGGCCTCGTAGCCCGCGGTCCAGAACGCGCGCATGGCCGCCTCGACGGCGCGCTTCTCCTCGAACTTCCTCGGTCGCCCCATGCTCCGCACGTTAGCACGTTTTGGAACGAACGGTGCAATACGTCAGCTCGCCTGCCGGAACGTGTCCAGGAACACCTGGCGGGCCTCCGCCTGGTCGTCCCACTTGAGCTCGGGCATGTCGAACGTGATCGTGAACGCGTCCTTGTCGTCGATCGTGACGTACCTGGTCAGCGCGTGCATGGGGACGCCGTTGGAGGTCGTGTAGGTGTACTCCCAGTCGGCGGCCCGCCGGCCGCGGTAGTCGACGGCCTGGAGCTGCACCTGGATGTAGCCGTCCACGCCGCCCTTGGCCTCCTGCTTGCCCAGCTCGGCCAGGCCGCCGTCGGGCTGCGCGGCGGCCTTCTGCACCATGATCCGGATGCCGGAGTCCTTCGGCCCGCTGAACGTGGTCACGCCGCCCGACGTCCCCGCCTTCCAGCCCTCCGGCACGGCGGCGGCGAACCCGGCCATGCCGTGCTCGCTGTAGCCGCTGGGTATCACCGAGGGCTCGCCGTCCTGGGCCGCGTCGGGCGAGGAGCTCGCCGCCTGGGTCCCGGGCGCCACCGTGGGCGTCGAACCGCCCGACAGGATGACCACCACGGCGCCGACGACCACGGCGATGCCCACCAGCACGCTGATCATGAGCGTTTTCGGGCGGCCGCCACTGCTCCAGAAGCCGTCGTCCTCTTCCGGCCTGCGCCTGCTCTTGCCCGTGCGCGGCGCCGAGCCGGGCAGCGTGGCCGGGCGGTTGTGGCTGAGGTCGCGGGACAGGTCGCGCGAGTGCTCGCGCAGGTCGTCCGCCGAGGCCAGCGGCCACGGCGTGGCGCCGGAGGAGGACGCGCGGCTGTCCGTGGTCAGCGGCAGGATCGGCGCGGGCTGCGGGCCGGAGTCGTCCTCGAGGCCCCCGGCGATCCGGTGCGGCCCGGACGGCGTGCCGCCGAACGGCCGGCCCCCCGAGGGACTGGCGAACGCGTCGAACCCGCCGGACGGCGTCGACAGCTGATCGGTCCTGTGGCTGCCCGACGGGCTCTGCAGTGCGTCGTACGGCATCGAATGGCCGCCCGACGGGCTGGTCAGCGGGTCGTACGGCACGCGTACCGGACCCGAGGGGGTCTCCACGATCCGCGAGGGCATCGGCCCCGACGGGTGGTCCAGCGGCGGCAGGTTGTCCTGCGAGGGCAGCGTCTCGGCCGGGCGAGGCCGGACCGAGCCGTGCGCGCGCAGCACCGCCTCCAGCATCTCGATGACCTGGCCGGAGGTGAGCCGCTCGGCCGGGTTCTTGCGCAGCAGCCCCTCGATCACCGGCTGCAGCGAGCC
This window contains:
- a CDS encoding bifunctional 3'-5' exonuclease/DNA polymerase produces the protein MYVVVAGETVLPVGGSARRTADLAGAVRELEAAEHPRWVWADGREVYPGLLSAGVRVSRCHDLALTEGLLLAYEGRYGEPRSAAAAHARLYGLPVPEDQPSAPDTLFAPEPLSAEAVAEVLADQLRRIEALPEPGRFRLLVAAESAGALIAAEMSYDGMPWRRDVHDALLTDLLGPRPVHGMRPAKLQALADEVAAAFGHPVNPDSVQQLVKAFKGAGVALKTTRSWELKQIDHPAVAPLLAYKELARLFSFHGWVWADQWVRGGRFRPEYVVGGVVSGRWATSGGGALQIPKVMRRVVVADDGWVLIVADAAQLEPRVLAAMAGDVGLARAAGEIDLYAALAQSFGGERANAKIAMLSAMYGGTSGDAPKLLAVMRQRFPKAYQFVEDAAKAGEEGRLVRSWLGRTSPPPSSRWRELVSGPEGSRAARDRGRFTRNFVVQGTAAEWALALMAVLRGLLPEPARMVFFQHDEVMVHCPISQAEEVIAAVASAASEATRLLFGATPVRFPMEAVAVSSYADAK
- a CDS encoding PadR family transcriptional regulator, which translates into the protein MLELAILGFLADGPLHGYELRRRVAALSGHTRPVSDGSLYPAINRLVKAGLLERRTEPGASAAQRHVLNLTDHGRDDLLRRLKEPAENDITDGTRYFTVLAFLSLLPDVADQHAVLRRRLRFLEQPAGFFYDGDRPLRSREVDDPYRRGMLVIARATSRAERAWLHEILS
- a CDS encoding isochorismatase family cysteine hydrolase, translating into MSYTEEWVTARAQAAYEQGQASFTIRPERSALLVIDMQDEFVEPGWSPYWVPAATRMAPRLRRLIDHCRDVGVPVIWTIFDDTHLGLDRPHALRYLPNGDTDWRRPGPATVWNQMGYRDEEVLIRKPSYGAFYDTALDTILRNLGRDTVIVSGTLTNYCCGTTARQAYERGYRVVFGADVTATDDESRQEPELAVLRKGFALVLDAEEITDRLTGADPATSGRQRR
- a CDS encoding MFS transporter, whose translation is MTSAPTTPAVSSADRIQSVQRRTLAVLSATQIVGGVGVAVGLALSSVVVDELSGSTVISGFAGTATVLGAALLALPTAKAAGRGGRRAGLSVAYLSALAGCAISVLAISLHAWPLLLAGLVLVGGGSAGSLAARYSATDLSPQGRSARHLSLVVWASTIGSVAGPNLAKPADQIGMRLGLVQQAGPFAFAALAFALALTVIFVFLRPDPLKLARSLTGAQRTGRAPKGTIRTAWQTLRTTPNARRALVMIAVSHTAMVSVMSMTPVKLHHDGSNLDVIGLVISLHIAGMYVLSPVVGWLADKAGKVPVLVLGMALLLAAATLAGTAGHRVWQVTTALVLLGLGWSCGLVAGSALVTESVPLDGRPAVQGLSDLLMNVCGATGTIVAGAIVGVLGYGVLGLVVGVMVTLAGVWLTVIWRTTDA
- a CDS encoding MOSC domain-containing protein; this translates as MKLASIHFYPVKSTAGHEVREAEVQPWGLAGDRRYLVTDERGDVLTAREEPRLLAVVARLDGDGLTLTGPHADPLRVTPAESMSTVTVARTPVEVTDCGDDAARWLSGLVGRPLRLKWLDDPTRRPVNPEYGRPGDRVSLADGYPLLLTSSASLARLNDWIVETALERGEEAPEPLPMHRFRPNVVVDGVDTPFAEDKWERVRIGAVNFRVSKGCDRCVLTTIDTATYTKGKEPIRTLSRHRKWDGKVWFGINLIPDTPGRIAQGDSVTIL
- a CDS encoding Cmx/CmrA family chloramphenicol efflux MFS transporter, which gives rise to MPLAVYILGLAIFAQGTSELMLAGLLPEMAADLHVSVPGAGLLISAFALGMLVGAPVLAVATLRWPRRTALLTFMVVFVLSHIVGALTSSYGVVFATRVVGAFVYAGFWAVAASTAVGLVPANARGKAMSVLAGGLTVATIIGLSLGTVIGQHLGWRASFWAVAALSALAGLGVLATIPGGRPSGAAPRVSDELRSMGSPRLWLSYGTTALTTGALLASFSYLSVLLVGTTGLAPAWVPAVLALYGVGSLIGITIGGRIADARPFPTLYVGVTGLVVTSVALALGASATVPAIALIFLLGAFGFGTNPALNTRVFSLAKDAPTLAAAVNVSSFNVGITVGPWLGGLAIEAGLGYPSVAWIGAAIGVLSLATVALSAALHRSTAAETSEVLSRV
- a CDS encoding TetR/AcrR family transcriptional regulator, encoding MGRPRKFEEKRAVEAAMRAFWTAGYEATSTQDLCTATGLGRSSIYNTFASKHDLFEKALRHYMDEHNAALADLLESGLPVKEKIRTILWWAVDPDPGEPSGCLVVNSMTELAPRNPEIAELLRRDSDRRREMLRAALEAGRARGEIDPGKDPLALAQFVIATVSGLRVAARGGTDRDGLESIAKTALSVF
- a CDS encoding serine/threonine-protein kinase is translated as MIGRRYRLMSPVGRGGMGMVWHAHDVLLDRDVAVKELILPYGLDRAGMQVAHRRMLREARSAARLTHPGIVTVHDVVEEDGRPWIVMELVRAWSLEQAVRQSGPLPVIQAAEIGIRVLDALRHAHAAGILHRDIKPGNVLLTQDRVVLTDFGIAAIEGDVTITQTGLLMGSPAYIPPERLSGQAITQAADLWSFGATLYAAVEGRPPYEGPDPVAVLGSVLTQDPISPQRAGSLQPVIEGLLRKNPAERLTSGQVIEMLEAVLRAHGSVRPRPAETLPSQDNLPPLDHPSGPMPSRIVETPSGPVRVPYDPLTSPSGGHSMPYDALQSPSGSHRTDQLSTPSGGFDAFASPSGGRPFGGTPSGPHRIAGGLEDDSGPQPAPILPLTTDSRASSSGATPWPLASADDLREHSRDLSRDLSHNRPATLPGSAPRTGKSRRRPEEDDGFWSSGGRPKTLMISVLVGIAVVVGAVVVILSGGSTPTVAPGTQAASSSPDAAQDGEPSVIPSGYSEHGMAGFAAAVPEGWKAGTSGGVTTFSGPKDSGIRIMVQKAAAQPDGGLAELGKQEAKGGVDGYIQVQLQAVDYRGRRAADWEYTYTTSNGVPMHALTRYVTIDDKDAFTITFDMPELKWDDQAEARQVFLDTFRQAS